In Actinoplanes lobatus, the DNA window CGTCGAGGTCGGCGGCTGCATCGTCCGGGACACCCCCGGATTCTCGGTCGGCGGGTCCGACGTCCGGGCGCAGAACAACACCCGCGAGGCCCTGGCGGCGGTCGACCTCACGGACGTCGGCGTCCTCGTGCTCACCCCGCAACTGGCGACCGCCGACCGCGACCAGCTCCAGCAGCTGATCACCCGCGAGTGGCCCGCGGGAACGCTGTGGATCGTGATCTCCCGGTTCGACGAGGCCGGCGTCAACCCCGAGCACGGGCTCGCCCCGTACCGGGAACTGACCGCCCGCAAGGTCGCTGAACTGCGGCAACAGCTGACGTTCGACGACTCGGCCCCGGTCTACGCCGTGGCGCCGGATCCGTTCGGGCTGGCCGGCTCGTACACCGATCTCGGCCCGGAGACCTGGGACGCCTACCGCGCCTGGGACGGCATGAAGGACCTGACGGACGCCCTCGGCGCGGTGTCGTCGTCGGACCTGCCCGGATGGCGGCACGCCGCCGGGCAACGCTACTGGACGGCGGTCCTCGAACAGACCGTGACCGAACTGCGCGTCCAGCTGGCCGGCTACACGGTACGTGCCGAGGTCGCCACCAGCGGCATCAACCGCCGCCGGGCGTCGGAGAACGAACTCGACGCCATCGACCGCGCCGCCCGGGCCGGCCTCGACGGTCTCGTCGAGGAGGTGCTGCGCCGCGCCGGGAACCCGGCCTCCGGCACCGACGAGGTCCAGGCCGAGATCCAGCGCGCGCTCGGCGAGTGGTTCGAGAAGCACGAGCTCCGCCTCCAGCGGCTGCGGCAATCGGTGCGCAAGTCCACCGAACGCGACCACGCCCACCCGGCCTGGGCCGACTTCGCCTCCCTGGTCGCCACCCTCGAATCCGGCACCACCCGGGTCCCGGCCGAGGGCCTCGCCGGACGTGTCGAGTCGGTCGGGCCCATGCTGGTCGGCGTGCTGAAGGCGATGAGCGACGCGGCCGGGCCACTCGCCGGCAAGAAGACCCGCACCGCCAAGGCGGCCGAAGGGCTGGGACGGCACCTCGGCACCGTCGAGGCCGCGGTTCCCCTCGTCGTGTACGCGGCGAAGATCTTCGACGACTACCGGGCGGACCGTGCCCGTACCAACCAGGACAGGGCGGCGGCCGACAGCCGGCAACAGCTCGTCGACGCCTGCACCCGGCACGCCCTCGACACCTGGCAGCCGTACGTCGACGATCTGCGCGACGAGATCGTCGCCGCGACGAGCGACCGCGCGGACCTCGACGAGAGCCTGCACCAACTCGTCGGCCACCTCCGCGAAGCCCTGGCCGAGGGCGAGCGCCTGCTCACCCCGCCGCGGTAGCCCGACAGCACCCGCCCGTCGTGATCGCACCGAAGGAGAGCAGTGTCGATCCCCTCGACAGCCATTCTGGCGCAGCGGCTGTCGCGGGCGGGGATCCGCGACGTCGTCACCGTCGAGCCGGTGAGCGGTGGACTTGCCGCGCTCGCCGGCATAGCCGTCCGCGACAATGCGCCGTCGGTCTTCGTCAAAGCCTTCGCCGAAGCGCGCGACAGCGACGGTGACGCCTTCGTCGCGGAGGCCGAAGGACTGGCGGCCCTGCGGGAGCTCGGACAGCTGGCGACACCCGAGGTGATGCTGGCGAACCCGGAGTTGCTCGTGCTGTCGCTTCTCCAGCCGAGACCACGCGACGAAGCCTTCTGGGAGCGGTTCGCGCACGCGCTCGCCCACCTGCACACGAGCACCGTCCATCCCCGCTTCGGATGGCACCGCGACAACTGGTTGGGTCGCCGCCGGCAGGTCAACACGTGGGCCGGCGACGGCTTCGCCTTCTTCGCCGAACACCGGTTGCTCCGCTGGCTCACCGAGCCTCGCGTCGAGGCCGCGCTCGACCCCGCCGACCGGGCCGCGATGGAACGGCTGTGTGATCGACTGCCGGAGCTGTTGCCGGACCGGCCGGCCTGTCTGACCCATGGCGACCTGTGGGCCCAGAACGTGCTGGCCACGGCCGACGGGCGAGCGGCGGTGATCGACCCGGCAGTGTCGTACATGTGGGCCGAGGTGGACCTGGCCCATCTCTGGACCACCGTGCCGCCGCCGGAATCGCGCCGCTTCTTCGACGTCTATGCCGAGGCGACCGGTCTCGACGACGGCTGGCGGGCCCGCATGCCGATCATCCAGCTGCGACAGCACCTGGCGGTCCTGGCCCAGTTCGACGACGACTGGGGCGCCGCCGAGACGATCCGTGCCACGTTGACGCCGTTCCGGGCCGGGACCTGACCGCCCGTGACCTGCGACGGAATCGGAACTCAGTGGGATTCGCGGGAGACGCGGTCGCCGCTGGAGCCGCGCAGGAAGTCGCAGTCGGCGCCGGTGTCGGCCTGGCCGACGGTGTCGACGTAGAGGCGCTCCCAGCCGCGCGACGGCGCGGCGTAGGCCTTCGCCGCCTCCGGCGACGGCTCACGGGCGGCCCACTCGCCGGCGGGGACGTCGGCGTCGAGGCGCCGGTTCGCGACGTCGAGGACGATCATGTCGCCGGTGCGGACCTTGGCGAGCGGCCCGCCGGCCGCGGCCTCGGGGGCGACATGCAGAACCACGGTTCCGTACGCCGTACCCGACATGCGGCCGTCGCAGACGCGCACCATGTCGCGTACCCCCTGTTCGAGAAGTTTCGCCGGCAGCGGCATGTTGGACACCTCCGGCATGCCGGGATAGCCCTTGGGCCCGCAGCCGCGCAGCACCAGCACCGAGTCGGCGGTGACGTCCAGATCCGGGTCGTCGAGCCGGGCGTGCAGGTCCTCGACGGAGTCGAAGACCACGGCCGGCCCCCGGTGCCGCAGCAGGTGCGGGGACGCGGCGGCCGGTTTGACGACCGCCCCGTCCGGCGCCAGGTTGCCGTAGAGGACCGCGATCCCGGCGTGCGGCCGCAGCGGTTCGGCGCGCGGGCGGATCACCTCCCGGTCGTAGACGCGGGCGTCGCCGAGGTGGTCGGCCAGCGGTCGGCCGGTGACCGTGATCGCGGCCGGGTCCAGCAGGTCACGGATCTCGGCGAGGACGGCGTGCAGGCCGCCGGCCCGATACAGGTCGTCCATCAGGAACCGGCCGGCCGGCAGCAGGTCGACCAGCAGCGGCACGTCGGCGCCCGTACGATCGAAGTCGTCCTGGGAAAGGTCGACGCCGAGCCGGCCGGCGATGGCGAGCAGGTGCACGACGGCGTTGGTGGAGCCGCCGAGGGCGGCGAGCGCGACGATCGCGTTGAGGAACGAGCCGCGGGTCATCACCTCGCTGGGGCGGCGGTCCGCGTCGACCAGTTCGACGGCGAGCACACCGGTCGCGTGGGCGGCCTCCAGCAGGCGGCTGTCCGGGGCCGGGGTGCCGGCGACTCCGGGCAGGGTCATGCCCAGCACCTCGGCGATCAGGCCCATGGTGGAGGCGGTGCCCATCGTGTTGCAGTGGCCCCGGCTGCGGATCATCGACGACTCGGAGCGCTGGAACTCGGCGTTGGTGAGAGTCCCGGCCCGGACCTCCTCGGACAGTTTCCACACGTCGGTGCCGCAGCCGAGCGGCACGCCACGGAAGGTGCCGGTCAGCATCGGGCCGCCGGGCATCACCACGGCCGGCAGGTCGACCGAGGCGGCGCCCATCAGCAGCGCGGGGATGGTCTTGTCGCAGCCGCCGAGCAGGACGACGCCGTCGATCGGGTTGGCGCGCAGCATCTCCTCGATGGCCATCGCGGCCATGTTGCGCCACAGCATCGCGGTGGGCCGGACCTGGGTCTCGCCGATCGACACGACGGGCAGGTTCAGCGGGATGCCGCCGGCCCGGTGGACGCCGTCGGCGACGCTGCGGGCGACCTCGTCGAGGTGGGCGTTGCACGGGGTCAGGTCGGAGGCGGTGTTGGCGATGGCGATGTGCGGGCGCCCGTCGAAGGCGTCGGCCGGCAGACCGCGCCGCATCCAGGCACGGTGGATGTAGCTGTTGCGATCGTCTCCGGCGTACCACTGTGCACTGCGTCGCGGATGCATCGCCCACCTCCGGTGGTCACTACAATTCCATGGACATGAATGAGATGACCAGACGGCACACCGCCCGCCCGGCCACCGGCACCGGCTGGTTCCTCGGGGAGGGGCCGGTGTGGGACGCCGCCCGGCAGCGCCTGTTGTGGGTCGACATCATGGCCGGCGACGTGTACGAGGGCCGGCTCGGCGCCGACGACCGTGTGGAAGCGGTCCGTAGCTGGTCGTTCGAGCAGAGCGTGGGTGCTGTCGCGGTCGCTGGGAACGGCGACCTGCTGGTGGCCGAGCGGGAGACGCTCACCCGGGTGCATGCCGACGGCGGGCGTACGCATCTGGCGCGGGTGTTGCCGCCGGGGTCGCCGAGCCGGCTCAACGACGGCGCGGTCGACCCGTCCGGCCGGTTCCTGGTCGGCAGTCTCGGCGGTGACCGGGAGGTGCTGGTCCGTTTCGAGGACGGCGGGTGCACGACCATCGACGACGATCTGACCCTCTCCAACGGGCTGGCCTGGAGCCCGTCCGGTGACCGGTTCTACAGCGTGGACACGCTCACCCGCACCGTCCATGTGCGCGACTACCCGGCGGGGGAGCGGTCCGTGTTGTTCACCGTCGGCGACGGGTACCCGGACGGCCTGTGTGTGGACGCCGGCGGCAACCTGTGGCTGGCCGTCTGGGGCGGGGGCCGCGTCGAGTGCCGGTCGCCGGCCGGTGAGCTGCTCGCGGTGGTCGAGGTGGACGCCCCGCACACCTCCAGCGTCGCGTTCGCCGGGCCGGGACTGAACGTCCTGGTGATCACCACGGCCACGCAGCACCTCACCGCCGCCGATCTGGCGGCCCATCCGCTGTCCGGCCGGCTGTTCACCGCCCGCGTCGGTGTCACGGGACTGCTCACGCCGTACTGGAATCCGGGTCTTTGATCTCATCCCTTGACCGCGCCCGCGGTGAGCCCTTCGGTGAGGAATCGCTGCCCGAACGCATACATGACCACGACGGGGATGCTGACCAGCAGCGACGCGGCGGCGAGCTGGCCCTGTGGCACGACGTCGCCGGCGATCATCGACTGCATGCCGACGGGCAGCGTCTTGTACTCGTCCTTGGTGATGAACACGAAGGCGAAGAGGAACTCGTTCCAGGCGTTGGTGAGGGTGAACAGTGCGACCGCCAGCAGGCCCGGTTTGGCCAGGGGCAGCACCACCCGGCGGAACGCCTGGACCCGGGTGCTGCCGTCGACCAGGGCCGCCTCCTCCAGGTCGACCGGGATCGACGCGAAGTAGCCGGTCAGCAGCCAGGTGGCGAACGGCAGCGTGAACGTCGGGTAGGTGAGCACCAGCGACCACAGCGAGTCGGTGAGCCGTGTCTCGATGAGCAGTTGATAGAGCGGGATGAACAGCAGCGCGCCGGGCATCACGTAGGTGAGCAGGACCGTGACGGTGAAGCCCTGTGCGCCGCGGAACCGTAGCCGGGCCAGCGCGTATCCGCCGAGGGCGGCGCAGAGCAGGGCCACCGTGGTGGACGCCGCCGACACCATCAGGGTGTTGAGGTACCAGCGGCCGAACGGCTGGTTGGTGAAGAGGGCGCCGAACTGTTCCAGGGTCCACGGCGTGGGCCACAGGTCGTTGTCGCGCATGACGACCTGGTTCTCGGACTTGAACGCGGTGACCGCGATCCAGTAGACCGGGCCCAGGACGAAGGCCAGCAGTCCGGCCAGCGCGATCGCGGTACCCACCCGGGACACCACGGCGGAGGCTCGGCGCCCGCCCCGGGCGCCCAGCACCGAGACGATCCGGGCGACGGCGACCGCGATCAGCAGGGCCGTTCCGAGGATGACCGTGGCCTTCCAGAAGATCTCCGGCGAGGCCCAGAACAGCAGGCCGGTGACGGCCGCGGTGACGGCCCAGCCGACCGCGGTACGGGCCGGCCCGGTCCATCGTGGTGGCCGGTTGCCGGAGTCCTGGCGCAGTAGCCGGACCAGGACGAACACCAGTCCGGCGATGATCGGCAGCATGACCAGCGTGACGGCGGCGCCGGCCCCGTACTGCAGTTGCAGGATCGCCTTCGAGTAGGCGACCAGCACGTACGGGGCGGTGACGTCGCCCGGACCACCCTGGGTCAGCAGCCAGATCAGGTCGAAGTTGTTGAACGTCCAGATCGACGACAGGGTGACCGTTACGGTGATCACGTGGCGTAGCCCGGGCAGGGTGACGTGCCGGAACCGCTGCCAGGCTGTGGCGCCGTCGATGGTGGCGGCCTCGTAGTGCTCGGCGGGGATGGCTTTCAGGCCGGCCAGGAAGCAGACGGTGAAGAACGGCACCCCCTTCCACACGTTGACCAGGATCACCGAGGGCATGGCCAGCGCCGGGTCGGACAGCCAGCCGGCCGGCCAGCTGTCGACCAGGTGCAGGGTCGCCAGCAGCGGGCCGATTCCCGAGCTGGTGAGCAGCGTGTTGACGCTGCCGAAGATCGGGTCGAGCAGGGAGCGCCAGCTGAACGCGGTGACCACCGTCGGCACCACCCACGGCACCAGGAGCAGGCCGGTCAGCAGGGCCCGGCCGCGGCGCAGGCGGTGCAGGAGCAGGGCCGCGGCAAGACCGAGCAGGACCTTGAAGATCTCGGCGTACGCGGTGAAGACGAACGAGTTCACCACACCGGTACGGAATTGCTGGTCACCGGCGAGTGAGAGGTAGTTGTCCAGGCCGACGAACACGCTGTCCGGGCCGTGCCGTTCGGTGGTGCTGGTGATGAACGACTGGGCGATCGGCACGAGCACGAGCACACCGACCAGTACGGCGGTCGGCGTCAGGAACAGGGCCGCGAGCCGCCAGTCGCGGCCCAGCCGCCGCTGGACGGGCGTGAGGGAGCCGGGCCCCGGTGGCGATGTCGCCTTCACCACCGGGGCCGGCGCTGTGCGCAGCGACCTCACTGCGGCAGCCCCTGCTGGGAGAAGATCTGCACCATCTTGGCGTGGGCGTCCTTGACCGCCTGCGCGGGCGCCGCGCCCTGCGCGACCTGCTGCATCATGTCGGTCATGACGTAGGCGGCGACGACGGCCTGCTGTCCGGCGCTGGCCTTCTGCGGGAAGGTCAGGCCGTTCTTGGTCTTCAGCGGCAGGGGCTGCTGGGACATGGTGCGCAGCATCGGGAACGCCGGGTCACCGCCGCCGAAGAACGGGTCGGCGTCCCAGACCTCCTCCCAGGCGGGCATCGCCAGGCCGGGGGCCTCCTTCGCCACGCCGACCAGGGCGGGCGCGGTGATCAGGTACTGGGCGAGGAGCCGGGCGAGGGCGCCGTTCTTGGCGCCCTTGAACACCACGAAGCCCTGGGACTGCCCGAGCAGCAGCGAGGAGTCGGTGGCCGGGCCGATGCAGTCGGAGAAGACGTGCGTGTTGCCGTACACCGGATTCTTCTTGGTCTTGGAGTCGGCGTAGACGCTGAAGCTGTTGCGGGTGTAGCCGAGGACGCCGGCGAGCCAGTTCTCGTTGTTGCTGGTGTCGGTCCAGCTCTCCACGCCGGGTGGCAGCATCGGCTTGAACTTGGGATTGGTGTAGATGTCGCCGAGGAAGGTGACCGCCCGCACCGTCTCCGGCGAGTCGAAGGTGACCTTGCGGCCGTCGTTGGAGGCGATCGCCCCGCCGTAGGAGTTGATCAGCGCCTCGATCATGCCGTTGGCGTCCCCGGAGCGGTTGATCGTCATGCCCCAGCCGAACCGGCGTTTGCCCGGGTCGGAGATCGCCAGGCAGACGTCGCGCAGTTCCTCCCAGGTGTAGACGTCCTTCGGGGTGATCCCCTTCTCCTGCATCCAGTCCTTGCGCAGGAACGATCCGATGCCGATGAAGTGGTACGGGATCGCGTACCACCTGCCGTCGAAGACGCAGAAGTTCTTGGCCTCGGCGCAGGGTTCGCCGTACTTTGCGGTCAGCGCCGTGACGACCTCGGTCACGTCCTCCAGGTCGCCCAGCGCGTGGAACTGGGCGATGAACCGTGAGTCGGTCATGAACGCCAGGTCGCGGGCCACGCCGCCCTTGACCTCGGCGTCGATCTTGGCGACCACGTCGCCCGCGTCGGCCTGGACCAGGCTGTTCTCGATCGTCGTTCCGGTGGCTTCGGCGAATTTCCTGATCGAGGCGTCCAGTGCCTCGTTGGCGGCCGTCGAGTACAGCTTCTGCGACAGCACGCCCATCGTGGAGCCTTTCAGCGCCGTGGCGGCGTCGAGCAGTTCCTTCGGCACCTCCGCCGGGGCGGTGGGCGGCGGCTCCGAGCCGTCGCCGCAGGCGGCCAGGCCGGCCGCGCCGAGCACCCCTACGCCCATTCCCAGAAAGCCGCGTCTCTTCATGGCCGCTCAACCCCTTTGTTCGAAATCTCGAACGTGGTTCGATATACCGTATCGGGTGGACGCGACGCTAGGACAGACCCATGAGAGGTGTCAATGTTTCGGAGCGGTTGCCGATTACCGCGATATGTCGCGGTACCCCATGCGCGCCGACAGCGTGGCCGCACCCTCGCGCACCAGCCCGGTCCACTTCTCCGGCGCCTGCGGGGTCCAGCGGATGATCGGCGCCGACACGCTCATCGCGGCGACGATCGCGCCGGAATGGTCCCGGACCGGCGCGGCGACACAGCGCATGGCGATGTCGGACTCCCCGATGTCGGCCGCGACGCCGTCAGCGCGGACCTGATCGAGACGCGCCCGCAGCCGGTCCGGGTCGGTGATGCTGGCCGGTGTCATGCCCGCCAGGGGACCCTTCGCCAGGACGCCGTCCAGCCCCGCCCGGTCGAGGCCGGCCAGCAGGATCTTGCCGACCGCCGTGCAGTTGGCGGGCAGCCGGCGCCCCACCGCGGACACCATCCGGACCGGGTGCGTGCTGTCCACCTTGACGAGATAGATGACATCGGCGCCGTCCAGCACGGCCACATGGACCGCCTCGTCACAGGCGGCCGCCACATCCCGCGCGACACCCTGCGCCTCGCGGACCAGATCGAGCCGCCCCGCGAACGCCGAACCGAGCTGGAACAACGGCATGCCGAGCCGGTACCGCACCGGCTGGCCCGGGACGACGATCAGGTACGCCCGCTCCACCAGCGTGACCAGCAGCTCGTGGACGGTGGTCCGGGGCAGGTCGAGCCGCTCGATCACCTCGCGGGCCGACAACTCCGGCCGGTCCAGGAACAGTTCGAGGATGTCGAGCGCGCGGATGACCGCCGGTACCACACGGGCCACGTCAACAGTCCTTTCGGAGGGTCACATGCCGATATCCCTTCACCACGTGCGTGTTGGCGCCGGGTCACGCTGGACAGTGTGCCAGGACGGCGAGTGGGCCGAACTCGGCGGCACACTCGCCGACCTGCTCGCCGGGCCGCTCGACCGGGCCCGGGCCACGATCGAGGCCGCCCTTCCCGCTGCCCTTCCCGGCCCCGCTCCGCACGGTCCCTTCCTCCCCCCGATCGACCGGCAGGAGATCTGGGCGGCCGGGGTCACCTACCTGCGCAGCCGCGACGGGCGCCGGGAGGAGTCCGGGCACGGCCCGCTCTACGACCACGTCTACGACAGCGACCGGCCGGAGATCTTCTTCAAATCCAGCCCCTGGCGCGTGGTCGGCGACCGCGACCCGGTCGGGATCCGCGCCGACTCCGGCTGGGACGTGCCCGAGGCCGAGGTGGGCCTGGTGCTCAACGCGGCCGGCGACGTGTTCGGCTACACCCTCGGCAACGACATGAGCAGCCGGTCGATCGAGGGCCTGAACCCGCTCTACCTGCCACAGGCCAAGATCTACGACCGGTCCTGCGCGATCGGGCCGGCGATCGTGCCGAGCTGGGCGGCCGGTCCCGGCCCGTTCGAGATCGGCCTGCGAGTGCTGCGCGACGGCCGGGAGGCGTACGCCGCGACGGCCTCCACCGCAGGCATGGCCCGCAGCTTCGCCGACCTCGCCGGCTGGCTGTTCCGGGCGCTGAGCTTCCCGGCCGGCGTGGTGCTGCTGACCGGCACCGGCGTGGTGCCCGACGCCGACTTCACCGCCCGCCCCGGCGACACGATCGAGATCCGGTGCCCGGAACTCGGGATGCTGACCAACGGGGTCGTCGCGGTGGGGTGCGCGCCGGCGGACGCTGACGACGGCTGACGCTCTGCTTGTCCGCGGCGGCCGGCACGGCGGCGCCGGCATCGACGCCGGCGCCGGCCCGGTCAGCCGCCGTTGACCGGGTGGAACGGCTTGGGCAGGGTGCGGGGCGCCGCCGAGCGGGCCGTGACCGCCGGAGCCGCCGGCAGACTGTCCATCAGCGTGCGGCCGATCTTGGCGTGCGCCTCCACCGCCGGATGGGTGGCGCCGTAGTTCTCCGGATCGCCCAGCCCTTCAGCGAACATCGCGTACGTCAGCAGCGGCGAACCGTCGACGCCGAACATGATGCCGGCCTCGTGCCGGGACTCGCCGAGGCTGTTGAAGTCGGCGCCGTACTTGGTGGCGACGCGCTCGCGCTCCCGCGACGACATCACCCGCCGGACACCGTCGTGGTAGCCGTTGAGCCACCGGGTGACGCTGAGCAGGAAGTCACAGGACTCCGGCTTGAGCAGCGTCTTGGTGGCCAGCCGCCACAGCAGGTCGTGCATCTCCCGCGGCGTCGTCGTACCCAGGAAGAACCGGTTCGGATTGGCGACCGGCTGGACCCGGGTGTGCACGAACCCCTTGGCCGCCAGAATCTCGTTGATCTCCAGGGCAGGAACGACACGACCACACATCCGTACGGCCGTGTTGTCGGACACCAGCAGCATCGCGGTGAGGAAGTTCGCCACCGTGATCTCATCACCCCACACCCGGTGCAGGTGGTAGATGCCGGAGCCGCCCAGAATGATGTCGGCCGGCAGGTCGAGCTTGGTGCCCAGACTCAGCAGACCCCGGTCGATCTTGTCCATGACAGCGGTGGCGACCGCCAGCTTCTGCACGCTGTACCCGTTGGTGACGTGGTCGGCGTCGTCCTCCACGACGGGCCGCAGCACGCCGGCCGCGTCCACCGCGGCGATGTGGGTATGCCAGAGGCCGCCGGCCTTGGCCTTCTCCCGCTCGTACACCCTCCGGATGCCACGCGGCCCGGACGGCGCGGCCTCGGCGGGCCCGCTCACGCCCGCGCCGACGACCGCCGCGGCGGCGCCGATCCCGAGTGCCGAACGGCGCGACAAGCTGGATGACATCGTGTCTCCTCAGTGGATGGACGGCGAATCACGGCGCAAGGTACACCATGCCCGCTCCACCAACAGCCTTGTCGCCCGCGTTCCGGGATCGCCATTCTGCGTTCCCCGTTGGGAAGATCGAGCCCGGACTCTAGAGTGACGCCGTGGGAAACCAGCCGGTCCGTGACGCCTACTCCGCCATGTCTGAGCAGTACATCGCCTTGATCAAGGGTGGGCAGGCCGACGTGGACGACACGGCCCTCGTCCGGGACCACCTCGCCGGCCTGGACGGCAGGGTGCTCGACCTCGGCTGCGGCCCCGGGCACTGGAGCGCCTACCTGCATTCGTGCGGCGCCGACGTGATCGGTATCGACCTGGTCCCCGAGTTCATCCACCACGCGCGGACGAACTTTCCCGGGCCGGAGTTCCGGCTCGGATCGATGACCGGCCTGGACCTTCCCGACCACTCGGTGGCCGGGATCCTCTCCTGGTATTCGACCATCCACCTACCGCCACCGGAACTGGACGGTGTACTCACCGAGTTCCGCCGGATGTTGGCCCCTTCCGGGAAGCTGGTGATCGGCTTCTTCGACAGCGCCGACGTGGTGGCCGCGTTCGACCACAAGGTTCATCGGGCATACCGCTGGCCCGTGGACGAGTTCTCCGCACGCCTGGAAAAGGCCGGTTTCACCGAACTTCAGCGCTCAAGGAAACAGTTGCCGGACCGCCCGGACCGCATGTATGCGGCCATCGCCGCGACATAGTGGTCACCTGACCACTGGATCAGCCCAGCCTGAAACCTGCTGCGCTGGGCAGGCCGGCGCCGATCAGCTCGAAGGCAGGCAACCCAGCGCGACCTGCACCCTCGCGAGCAGCGTCTTGGTCACGATGCCGGACAGCTCGCCGAGTGCTTTGACGGGCGCGGGGCCCGCTCGATCCGGCTGTGATCGCGCCCTGGACAGCCACGCCTTCGACGGGATCGCGCTCTTCAGTGACATGACGTGCCGCCGCGCACGTTCGACGCCGGGCTCGGACATCTCCTTGAGGCTTTCGCCATCGCGGGAGGTATATCGAGGTGCGCTCGCGCGATCCTCCTGGTCCGATGTTGACGATGTCCTCCACACCACGAGCCGCCATGTCGCGGTCACTGCGCACCGAACGTCTGAGGCTGGACGCCTTCACCGCCGATGATGCCGTCGAGTTGCACGCACTCTTCGCCGACCCGGACACGCATACCATCGGATCTGGACCCTTCACCGCCTTCGAGCAGACCGAACGCTGGATCGACAATCGCATCGCAGCGCAACGCGACCATGGCCTGTGTTGGTATGCGGTTCGATGCTTCGAGACCGGACTGCTGATCGGCAATTGCGGGATGCTCAAAGGCCGAACCGGTTGCGAGGAACCGGAACTCGGCTACATGATCCAGGCCTCGTACCGAGGCCGCGGCTATGCCACCGAAGCAGCCGCGGCGGTGCTACAGCAGTGTCACGCTGTTGGCGTACGTCGGGTGTGGGCCAGCATCCGCCCTCACAACCTCGCATCGCGCCACATCGTCACGCGACTGGGCATGCACCTGGACCGCACGGACAACGACGACCAGGGCGAACTGCTCTTCTACGCCATTGACCTGCACTTCCGTTGACCACCCATCCCGGTATGCCTGGCTCGACCGGTGGAACCGGATGGCCGCCCGGCCGTCCACTCCCTTCACCACCACCCGATGGGACGGCCAGCCGGGCGACCGGGAAACCCGCAGGTGCGGCTCTCGGCCCGGAGAGGCCGCCGCCGGCCCGATCACCCCGTCGTGAGGCGCCGGCGGGGACGGAACGCCAACAATGCGACGAGGAGCAACGTCACCGGCAGGCCGAAGAGCCACAGCGCGGTGCCGGGATCAATCCACCCTGCCGTGCGGGCGATGTCCAGGAGTGTTCCGGTCAGCAGGGCAGTGCCAAGGTGAGGCAGAACGAGATCGCCTTCACCGGGACTGCGCGTCCAACCAGGGCCGGCGTCCCGGTCCGGTCGGGTGTGTTCCCGTGATGCCCATGACTACCGAGTAGAGGCTGGTCTCGGCGGCGATGAAGAGGCGGTTGCGCTTGGCGCCGCCCCAGGAGATGTTGGCCACCGACTCGGGGATGTTCAGTCGCCCGAGCAGCGTGCCGTCAGGGTCGTAGCAGTGCACACCGTCGTCCATCGCAGCGGCCCAGAGC includes these proteins:
- a CDS encoding extracellular solute-binding protein, coding for MKRRGFLGMGVGVLGAAGLAACGDGSEPPPTAPAEVPKELLDAATALKGSTMGVLSQKLYSTAANEALDASIRKFAEATGTTIENSLVQADAGDVVAKIDAEVKGGVARDLAFMTDSRFIAQFHALGDLEDVTEVVTALTAKYGEPCAEAKNFCVFDGRWYAIPYHFIGIGSFLRKDWMQEKGITPKDVYTWEELRDVCLAISDPGKRRFGWGMTINRSGDANGMIEALINSYGGAIASNDGRKVTFDSPETVRAVTFLGDIYTNPKFKPMLPPGVESWTDTSNNENWLAGVLGYTRNSFSVYADSKTKKNPVYGNTHVFSDCIGPATDSSLLLGQSQGFVVFKGAKNGALARLLAQYLITAPALVGVAKEAPGLAMPAWEEVWDADPFFGGGDPAFPMLRTMSQQPLPLKTKNGLTFPQKASAGQQAVVAAYVMTDMMQQVAQGAAPAQAVKDAHAKMVQIFSQQGLPQ
- a CDS encoding IclR family transcriptional regulator — protein: MARVVPAVIRALDILELFLDRPELSAREVIERLDLPRTTVHELLVTLVERAYLIVVPGQPVRYRLGMPLFQLGSAFAGRLDLVREAQGVARDVAAACDEAVHVAVLDGADVIYLVKVDSTHPVRMVSAVGRRLPANCTAVGKILLAGLDRAGLDGVLAKGPLAGMTPASITDPDRLRARLDQVRADGVAADIGESDIAMRCVAAPVRDHSGAIVAAMSVSAPIIRWTPQAPEKWTGLVREGAATLSARMGYRDISR
- a CDS encoding fumarylacetoacetate hydrolase family protein encodes the protein MRVGAGSRWTVCQDGEWAELGGTLADLLAGPLDRARATIEAALPAALPGPAPHGPFLPPIDRQEIWAAGVTYLRSRDGRREESGHGPLYDHVYDSDRPEIFFKSSPWRVVGDRDPVGIRADSGWDVPEAEVGLVLNAAGDVFGYTLGNDMSSRSIEGLNPLYLPQAKIYDRSCAIGPAIVPSWAAGPGPFEIGLRVLRDGREAYAATASTAGMARSFADLAGWLFRALSFPAGVVLLTGTGVVPDADFTARPGDTIEIRCPELGMLTNGVVAVGCAPADADDG
- a CDS encoding serine hydrolase yields the protein MSSSLSRRSALGIGAAAAVVGAGVSGPAEAAPSGPRGIRRVYEREKAKAGGLWHTHIAAVDAAGVLRPVVEDDADHVTNGYSVQKLAVATAVMDKIDRGLLSLGTKLDLPADIILGGSGIYHLHRVWGDEITVANFLTAMLLVSDNTAVRMCGRVVPALEINEILAAKGFVHTRVQPVANPNRFFLGTTTPREMHDLLWRLATKTLLKPESCDFLLSVTRWLNGYHDGVRRVMSSRERERVATKYGADFNSLGESRHEAGIMFGVDGSPLLTYAMFAEGLGDPENYGATHPAVEAHAKIGRTLMDSLPAAPAVTARSAAPRTLPKPFHPVNGG
- a CDS encoding class I SAM-dependent methyltransferase, with the translated sequence MGNQPVRDAYSAMSEQYIALIKGGQADVDDTALVRDHLAGLDGRVLDLGCGPGHWSAYLHSCGADVIGIDLVPEFIHHARTNFPGPEFRLGSMTGLDLPDHSVAGILSWYSTIHLPPPELDGVLTEFRRMLAPSGKLVIGFFDSADVVAAFDHKVHRAYRWPVDEFSARLEKAGFTELQRSRKQLPDRPDRMYAAIAAT
- a CDS encoding GNAT family N-acetyltransferase, whose protein sequence is MSRSLRTERLRLDAFTADDAVELHALFADPDTHTIGSGPFTAFEQTERWIDNRIAAQRDHGLCWYAVRCFETGLLIGNCGMLKGRTGCEEPELGYMIQASYRGRGYATEAAAAVLQQCHAVGVRRVWASIRPHNLASRHIVTRLGMHLDRTDNDDQGELLFYAIDLHFR